TCGTTCTGGTACGTCGAGGCGCTGACCCGCGCCGGTCGGCTCGACGACGCCCGGCTGGCGCTGGAGAAGATGTTCACCTACGCCAACCACCTCGGGCAGTACGCCGAGCAGGTCGGCCTCAACGGCGAGCAGCTGGGCAACTTCCCCCAGGGCTTCACCCACCTCGGCCTGATCAGCGCCGCGATCAACCTGGACCGTAGCCTCGACGCATGACCTCCGCGCCGGCCACCCGTCCGGCCGCCCGCACCCTGGCGCTGATCCCGCTGGTCCTGGCGATGCTGTCGATGATCGGCCCGTTCAGCATCGACACGCCCTTCCCGGCGTTCGCGCAGATGGGGGAGGCCCTCGACGTCACGGCCGGTGAGCTCCAGCTCGTCGTGACGGCCTACATGCTGGCCTTCGCGGCGATGAGCATCTTCCACGGACCACTCTCCGACGCCATCGGTCGCAAGCCGGTGATCGTGTGGTCGCTGGCGGCGTACGCCGTCGCATCCGTCGCGTGCGCGTTCGCGCCGACGCTGGAGTGGCTGCTCGTCGGTCGCGTCGTGCAGGGACTGGCTGCCGGCGGCTCGACGATCGTGAGCCGCACGATCATCCGCGACCTCTTCGACGGCGTCGAGGCGCAGCGGATGATGAGCCAGGTCGCGGTGATCTTCGGGCTGGCGCCCGCGATCGCCCCGGTCGTGGGCGGGCTGCTGGTGCAGGTCGGGCCGTGGCAGACGGTCTTCTGGTTCATGGCGGCCCTCGCGGTCCTCCTCCTCGTCGGCTCGATCGCGCTGCTGCCCGAGAGCCACCCGCCCGAGCGCCGGGTCCCGCTCCGCGTCGGCGAGGTCGTCACGGGCCTGCTCGCCGTCGTGTCCGTGCCCGCCTTCCACCGGATGGCCTGGGCCGGCACCCTCGTCTTCGGTGCGCAGTTCCTCTACATCGGCGGCGCCGCCATCTTCGTCGTCGACCTGCTGGGGGAGGGCGAGCTCGACTTCTGGAAGCTGTTCGTCCCGATGATCGGGGCGATGGTGGTGGGCTCGGTGCTGAGCGGTCGGCTGGGTCGGCTGGTGACCAGCACCCAGCTGGTGTCCGTCGGCTACGCCGTGAGCGGCGCGGGAGCGCTGCTGGGCATCGTGGTCGCGCTGACCCCGGCGGGCGAGGTGCTGCCGTGGGCGGCAGCGGGGGTCGCGCTCGTCGCGCTCGGCAACGGCCTGGCCTTCCCCAACATCCAGCTGCTGATGCTCGACCTCGTCCCGACCCGTCGGGGCGCGGTCATGTCAGCCGGGTCGTTCGTGACGCTGGTGTTCAACGCCGCCAGCGCGGTCCTCCTCGCCCCGTACGCCGGACGATCGGTCCTCGGGTTCGCCGTGGCGGCCGCGGTGTGCGTGCTGCTGGGGTGGGCGTGCTGGCGCTGGCACCTCTCCGCGACGCGTGCGGATCGCGTGACTGCCTGACGCGGAGCAGCGGTGAGCAGGACAGGTTCCGAGCGCCGAGAAGCTGCCTCACGCACCGCCGCGCAGCAGGACCTCAGGAGGTCCAGGCGTGCCAGAGGTCGGCGTACTCCCCGTCCAGGGCGAGCAGCTCGTCGTGGCTGCCGAGCTCGACGATCCGGCCGTCGATGACCACGGCGATGCGGTCGGCGTCGTGCGCGGTGTGGAGCCGGTGCGCGATCGCGACGACGGTGCGGCCCTCGAGGAGGTTGTTCATCGACCCTTCGAGGGTGCGCGCGGTCCGCGGGTCGATCAGCGAGGTCGCCTCGTCGAGGACCAGCGTGTGCGGGTCCGCGATGATCAGGCGCGCGAGCGCGACCTGCTGGGCCTGGGCCGGGGTGAGGGCGAAGCGACCGGAGCCGATGAGGGTGTCGAGGCCGTCGGGCAGCCGCTCGACCCAGGCGAGCGAGCCCACCGCGCGCAGCGCCTCGCGGACGTCGTCGTCGGTGGAGTCCTCTCGGGCCAGCACGATGTTGTCGCGCACCGAGCCGATGAAGACGTGGTGCTCCTGGGTCACGAGCGCGACCTCGACGCGCAGCACCTCCAGCGGCAGGTCGACCAGGTCGACGCCTCCGACGCGCGCGGTCCCGGTGCGGGGGCGGTTGATGCCGGCGAGCAGGCGACCGAGGGTGGACTTGCCCGACCCGCTCGGACCGACGACGGCCAGCCGCTCGCCGACGGCGAGGTGCAGGTCGACGCCGTGCAGCACGTCGTGGCCCTCGCGGTAGGCGAAGCGCAGGTCCGTGGCCGTGAGCTCGACGCCGTCGGGGAGACGGTCGCCGGGCTCGCGGTCCGGCGGCACCTCGGCGATGCCGAGCAGCCGGCTGGTCGACGCGGCACCGACCTGGAGCCGGTCGACCTCGCCGATGACGGCGTCGAGGGGCTCGCTCAGCGCGACGACGTAGAGCATCGCGGCGGTGATCTGGCCGAGGTCGACCCACCCGCGGGAGTAGCCGTAGGCGCCCACCACGAGCGTGACCACCTGCGGCACCTGGAAGGCGGCGTTGAGCGCGGCGAAGAGCACGTTGCGCAGGGTCATGCCGTAGCGCTCGGCCTGCGCGGAGACCTCGATGTCGTCGCTGCCCGCGCGCACCCGGGCTCCGGACAGGTGCAGTGCCTCGACGGTGCGGGCACCCTCGACCGTCTCGGTGAGGGTGGTGTTGATCCGGGAGTAGGTGGCGCCCTCGGTGATGTACGCCTTGGGTGCGCGCCGGAGGTAGGTGCGCACCGCGGGGGTGCACAGCGCGAAGACCAGCAGCGCGGGCAGGGCGAGCACGACGGAGTTGAGCATCATCGCCACGACGGAGAGCAGGACCGTCATCAGCGAGATCAGCAGCCGGGGCACGCCCCACTGCACGGAGCGCGCCATCGTGCCGACGTCACGGGTGACGCGGGTGACGAGGTCGCCGGTGCTCGCGCCCTCGACGCGCCCCACGGGCAGGCGCAGGATCGTGTCGACGACGTACTCGCGCGCCGAGGCCAGCAGGTCCTGGCCGAAGTGGGTCGAGGTGCGCTGGGCGCCGAAGGTGAGGAGCGACTGGAGGACGACCACGCCCACCACCGCGAGGGCGATGGCGTTCAGTCCCTCCACGGCCGCGCCCTGCGCCTGCACCCGGTTGACCAGGGAGCCGAGCAGGCGGGGCACGACGAGTGCGGCGCCGGCGGCAAGCGCGTTGAGGGCGACCATCAGCGCGAAGGAGCCCTTGCGGCTGCGGACGAGGTCGCGGAAGAAGGTGAGCACCGCGCGGTTGCCCGAGACCGGCCAGCCGCGCACCGGGTTGCGCGAGGCGGCGTAGACGTCCTCGGCGCGCTGGCGGCGCAGCTCGTGGCGCTGCCACAGGGCGCGGTTGCGCTCGCGGGGACTGCCGTGGCCGGGCAGGCGCAGCTCGTCGGGGACCACCGGCGGGTCGATGGTGCGGTCGCGCCACGTCTCGGGGGAGGTGGCGAGCAGGTCGGTGGTCATCGGACCACCTCCTCGTCGTCGAGCGCGCGGGCGACCACGCGGCGGTAGTCGTCGTTGCCGGCCAGCAGGTCGGCGTGCGCGCCCTCGGCCACGACGGTGCCGTCGTGCAGCAGCACGACGTGGTCGGCGT
This sequence is a window from Nocardioides sp. S5. Protein-coding genes within it:
- a CDS encoding ABC transporter ATP-binding protein produces the protein MTTDLLATSPETWRDRTIDPPVVPDELRLPGHGSPRERNRALWQRHELRRQRAEDVYAASRNPVRGWPVSGNRAVLTFFRDLVRSRKGSFALMVALNALAAGAALVVPRLLGSLVNRVQAQGAAVEGLNAIALAVVGVVVLQSLLTFGAQRTSTHFGQDLLASAREYVVDTILRLPVGRVEGASTGDLVTRVTRDVGTMARSVQWGVPRLLISLMTVLLSVVAMMLNSVVLALPALLVFALCTPAVRTYLRRAPKAYITEGATYSRINTTLTETVEGARTVEALHLSGARVRAGSDDIEVSAQAERYGMTLRNVLFAALNAAFQVPQVVTLVVGAYGYSRGWVDLGQITAAMLYVVALSEPLDAVIGEVDRLQVGAASTSRLLGIAEVPPDREPGDRLPDGVELTATDLRFAYREGHDVLHGVDLHLAVGERLAVVGPSGSGKSTLGRLLAGINRPRTGTARVGGVDLVDLPLEVLRVEVALVTQEHHVFIGSVRDNIVLAREDSTDDDVREALRAVGSLAWVERLPDGLDTLIGSGRFALTPAQAQQVALARLIIADPHTLVLDEATSLIDPRTARTLEGSMNNLLEGRTVVAIAHRLHTAHDADRIAVVIDGRIVELGSHDELLALDGEYADLWHAWTS
- a CDS encoding multidrug effflux MFS transporter; this encodes MTSAPATRPAARTLALIPLVLAMLSMIGPFSIDTPFPAFAQMGEALDVTAGELQLVVTAYMLAFAAMSIFHGPLSDAIGRKPVIVWSLAAYAVASVACAFAPTLEWLLVGRVVQGLAAGGSTIVSRTIIRDLFDGVEAQRMMSQVAVIFGLAPAIAPVVGGLLVQVGPWQTVFWFMAALAVLLLVGSIALLPESHPPERRVPLRVGEVVTGLLAVVSVPAFHRMAWAGTLVFGAQFLYIGGAAIFVVDLLGEGELDFWKLFVPMIGAMVVGSVLSGRLGRLVTSTQLVSVGYAVSGAGALLGIVVALTPAGEVLPWAAAGVALVALGNGLAFPNIQLLMLDLVPTRRGAVMSAGSFVTLVFNAASAVLLAPYAGRSVLGFAVAAAVCVLLGWACWRWHLSATRADRVTA